A genomic window from Plasmodium malariae genome assembly, chromosome: 10 includes:
- the PmUG01_10022600 gene encoding conserved Plasmodium protein, unknown function → MGKNSNTNKRNVQHNVANTQLKNKPSLKWRLINKEANFFDKAFEENLINFQKMSLKEDEYSLQKEGSIEEKIIRTRKKLKRKKKKKKYKVILFYGMSHYVLSIFFQ, encoded by the exons ATGGGTAAAAACAGTAACACAAATAAAAGGAATGTTCAACATAATGTTGCAAATacacaattaaaaaataaaccgTCTTTAAAA tggcgtttaattaataaagaaGCGAACTTCTTTGATAAAGCGTTTGAAGAAAAcctaataaat tttCAAAAAATGTCTTTAAAAGAAGATGAATATTCATTACAAAAAGAAGGTtcaatagaagaaaaaattatacgaacgcgtaaaaagttaaaaagaaaaaaaaaaaaaaaaaag tataaagtaattttattttatggtATGTCACATTATGttctttccattttttttcaatag
- the PmUG01_10022400 gene encoding transcription initiation factor TFIID subunit 10, putative, whose product MDDNFVNEDDEQLIKTLLKNRPTFSEEFIDYYLSFNGCKVTEKSCLRLISLILHMSLDTLINNSLTLQPNEKLKDNDKDYKNSSNVELNYKDLIKALKEFDENYKSEEITKNLNVFLE is encoded by the exons atggatgataattttgtaaatgaGGATGATGaacaattaataaaaacactGCTGAAAAATAGACCTACG TTTAGCGAAGAATTTATTGACTATTATCTTTCTTTCAACGGATGCAAAGTTACCGAAAAGTCCTGCTTAAGATTAATATCGCTCATTTTACATATGTCCTTAGACACT CTAATAAACAACTCGCTAACCTTACAGCCAAATGAAAAGTTGAAGGACAATGATAAAGATTATAAGAATTCATCTAAT GTGGAATTGAACTATAAAGATCTAATTAAAGCGTTAAAAGAATttgatgaaaattataaaagtgaagaaattacaaaaaactTAAATGTGTTTTTAGAATAG
- the PmUG01_10022500 gene encoding conserved Plasmodium protein, unknown function: MLRVNVNNKSTVSPGKSGDYSSDNNHDVVENTHNNDIPDDNILSANNNNYNIHKNNVNSAIEIKDNSISSSGDNNDISTLHITVSDNSTNVSLSKNNSNDDDNYVEYEKYNLNKKSSSDNFLSHKSDHSVSIHAQENEETYKERTKYNKKKSSFFHEKSPEFNNNYPSYFNTLNDNTVNNPNRNYMTVPRKNKFDSDVHLHNMDKLDGANRVNEINSANCDISSNEHNDDKRNISNCGSDDYSSQRVDNSGQPNKDLQMENEIKSCKLSQNCENSPLDKNQKKTEQMDRSGEKRLSEDIETYNTHLCNNGRNDTHRYNYITQDIHQDFHVNRERAMSHAKIFDYVEYNNGPDNIICRQKDKRKNTFIPKYKNLSAKEIHYNSLSGNDNITILAANKIKLDLNKLSESNQDALPDVYPFHLSKDLKSEKNEDKLVHLEKLYPTNYNYINNYSKNNCDITIQQRRYNMNSSHIFDYDEYEKKEENNEKNNPINIESYMDKQNIDTEKEEKRKLNPFYTDLFGRKTPDINQNVQCEKIMPTTMNCNWMYCPVDGKKYTAQMYKSAEYLEYNRKENFHRKSYFDKDGYDKKQRLLEAMQKGTRASLQVHLQSNLQDDKTYNLEYYNNVEATYLSLQNIKESLSDDEIKQVIKKSGAYIVTYEPEYDLFSNKRKSNAKLVIRHANGKETLNLLLSLLSQLDIKAQVM; encoded by the coding sequence ATGTTAAGGGTGAACGTGAATAATAAATCTACTGTTTCACCTGGAAAGTCAGGCGACTATTCCAGTGACAATAACCACGACGTTGTGGAAAACACacataataatgatataccAGATGATAATATTCTATCTgctaataataacaattataatatccataaaaataatgtaaattcTGCAATTGAGATTAAAGATAATAGTATTAGTAGTAGTGGGGATAACAACGATATATCTACTCTTCACATTACAGTTTCAGATAACTCGACGAATGTTTctctttcaaaaaataatagcaatGATGATGACAATTATGTTGAATATGAAAAGTAtaacttaaataaaaaaagtagtagcgataattttttatcgCATAAATCTGATCATAGCGTATCTATACATGCTcaagaaaatgaagaaacatataaagaaagaacaaaatacaataaaaaaaaaagtagtttTTTTCATGAAAAATCTCcagaatttaataataattacccTTCTTACTTTAACACCTTGAATGATAATACAGTTAATAATCCCAATCGGAATTATATGACAGTCCCtcggaaaaataaatttgataGTGATGttcatttacataatatgGATAAATTAGATGGTGCTAATCGCGTAAACGAAATAAATTCTGCTAACTGTGATATATCTTCTAATGAAcataatgatgataaaaGAAACATAAGTAACTGTGGAAGTGATGATTATTCTTCCCAACGTGTGGATAACTCGGGGCAACCTAATAAAGATCTACAAATGGAAAACGAAATAAAGTCATGTAAACTTAGTCAAAATTGTGAAAATAGCCCGTTAGAcaaaaaccaaaaaaaaacagaacaaATGGATAGATCAGGTGAAAAAAGATTAAGTGAAGATATTGAAACTTACAATACGCATTTATGTAACAATGGAAGAAATGATACACACAGATATAATTACATTACACAAGATATACATCAGGATTTTCATGTTAATCGAGAGAGAGCTATGAGTCACGCGAAAATATTTGATTATgtagaatataataatggtccagataatataatatgtagacaaaaagataaaagaaaaaatacttttattcccaaatataaaaatttatcagCTAAGGAAATTCATTATAACAGTTTGTCAGGAAATGACAACATAACTATTTTAGCtgctaataaaataaaattagatcTTAATAAATTATCGGAATCGAATCAAGATGCTCTACCAGATGTTTATCCTTTTCATTTGTCTAAAGATTTAAAAAGTGAAAAGAATGAAGATAAGCTAGTacatttagaaaaattatatccaACTaactataattatataaataattatagtaaaaataattgtgaTATAACAATACAGCAGAGAAGATACAACATGAACTCAAGTCATATATTTGACTATGATGAAtatgaaaagaaagaagaaaataatgaaaaaaataatcctATAAATATAGAATCATATATggataaacaaaatatagacacagaaaaagaagaaaaaagaaagctAAACCCATTCTATACTGATTTATTTGGTAGAAAAACTCCAGATATAAATCAGAATGTACaatgtgaaaaaattatgccaACTACTATGAACTGTAATTGGATGTATTGTCCTGTTGATGGTAAAAAGTACACAGCACAAATGTACAAATCAGCTGAATATTTGGAATACaacagaaaagaaaatttccATAGAAAATCCTATTTTGATAAAGATGGTTATGACAAAAAACAACGTCTTCTCGAAGCAATGCAAAAAGGAACAAGGGCTTCATTACAAGTACATCTACAATCCAATTTACAGGATGATAAAACTTATAATCTcgaatattataataatgttgaAGCAACTTATTTATccttacaaaatattaaagaatcCTTAAGTGATGACGAAATAAAGCAAGTCATAAAAAAAAGCGGTGCATACATAGTTACGTATGAACCTGAATATGATCTATTTTCCAACAAGAGAAAGAGTAACGCCAAATTAGTAATAAGGCATGCTAATGGGAAAGAAACcctaaatttattattaagttTGTTATCTCAGCTAGATATAAAAGCTCAAGTTATGTGA
- the PmUG01_10022800 gene encoding nucleotide binding protein, putative has translation MIHTLYNSRGGIKNLSKLRTKCYYRKQFLKLQQRHISIFNNEEIKNKSENNLTNNSTGLIKLYQELIKTNKIEEDPYQYKLILILQALENNLNNCYHCIEKNSEKKETVKKTFFGSFFKKEKNKKDKEGVEIREAEEEIRKEDFQNDDNFFIYEEKEYNSIKGENKLRYRNVQDENYFYDNNNNFADQNKIKYIRGLYVHGSVGRGKTYFLNLLFDRVKLGKLKIHYHNFMQQVHKNFHEEKINNSEDAIKSISVKMSKKYKLIFIDEFQVVHISDAMVIKTLFNHLFYQGTVLLCSSNRNPVHLYHNGLNRERFIPFIKLLFKFNYIFEIDNYHDFRLKNNDTDNNIYNIPTRNFEQVKNICNDIYCKTYNKDLNYIKNVEKYNQIISVSDLKKYVVPYSLNNYAIFSFQELCGQNISIDEFNAISKYNHTLFIYNIEQMNEDNKGNEMRRFILLIDILYEKNTRVYFFSDIPIFQIFQTTTIISHFQHLLDKMKEKYSSFNHFKKNCNSLLKFESFNKEIFVNIMTPLAINEEICLKLFDAINYNVNKEYIPIEYLRNVLNFHITNYEVDAKRHLKYLEDKHVRLEPFPYLLFDENEIDTSQENSFASTRTLSRMKHMSTLLYLEKHKKMYEHNI, from the exons ATGATACACACTTTATACAATTCAAGGGGAggcataaaaaatttgtcaAAATTAAGAACGAAATGTTATTATAGgaaacaatttttaaaattacaacAGAGACACATttcaatatttaataatgaagaaattaaaaacaaaagcgAAAATAATTTAACGAATAATAGTACAGGCCTTATTAAACTATATCAAGAGCTaattaaaacaaacaaaatagAGGAGGACCCTTACCAGtacaaattaattttaattttgcaa GCACTCGAAAATAACTTGAATAACTGTTATCATTGTATCGAGAAgaattcagaaaaaaaagagacaGTAAAAAAAACGTTCTTTGgttcttttttcaaaaaggagaagaataaaaaagataaggaAGGTGTTGAAATAAGGGAAGCAGAAGAGGAAATAAGAAAAGAGGATTTTCAAAATGATGACAACTTCTTTATATACGAAGAAAAAGAGTACAATAGTATTAAGGGGGAGAACAAGTTAAGATATAGGAATGTGCAGGAtgagaattatttttatgataataacaataattttgCAGAtcaaaataagataaaatatattagggGGTTGTATGTTCATGGGAGCGTAGGTAGAGGAaagacatattttttaaatttattatttgataGAGTTAAGTTagggaaattaaaaattcattaCCATAATTTTATGCAACaagttcataaaaattttcatgaggaaaagataaataacTCAGAAGATgcaataaaaagtatatctGTAAAAATGagtaagaaatataaattaatatttattgacGAATTTCAAGTAGTACATATATCAGATGCAATGGTcattaaaacattatttaatcatttattttatcaagGTACTGTGTTACTGTGTTCCTCTAATAGGAATCCTGTACATCTTTATCACAATGGGTTAAATAGAGAAAGATTCATaccatttataaaattattgtttaaatttaattatatatttgaaattgACAATTACCATGATTTTcgattaaaaaataatgatacggataataatatttataacatacCTACAAGAAATTTTGAACAAGTTAAAAACATATGTAATGACATATATTGTAAGACGTATAATAAAGATTTGAATTATATTAAGAATGTGGAAAAGTACAATCAAATTATTTCCGTTtctgatttaaaaaaatatgtcgTACCTTACAGTTTAAATAATTAcgcaattttttcttttcaagaATTATGTGGTCAGAATATTAGTATAGATGAATTTAATGCTATATCTAAATATAACCATactctatttatttataacattgAACAAATGAATGAAGATAATAAGGGAAATGAAATGAGAaggtttatattattaattgatatcttatatgaaaaaaacacAAGAGTTTACTTTTTCAGTGATATTCctatatttcaaatttttcaGACAACTACCATTATATCGCACTTTCAACACCTCCTTGATAAAATGAAAGAGAAATATAGTAGCTTCAAtcatttcaaaaaaaactGTAACAGCCTGTTAAAATTTGAGAGTTTTAACAAGGAAATATTTGTCAATATTATGACTCCCTTGGCTATAAATGAAGA AATATGCCTTAAGCTTTTTGATGCCATAAACTATAATGTCAATAAGGAATACATACCCATAGAATACTTAAG GAACGTTTTAAACTTCCACATTACGAATTATGAGGTTGACGCAAAAAGACATCTTAAATATTTGGAGGATAAACATGTGCGCTTAGAACCCTTTCCGTATTTGTTATTTGA tgaGAATGAAATAGATACCTCTCAAGAAAATTCATTTGCCTCTACGAGGACTTTATCGCg AATGAAACATATGAGCACACTACTGTACCTGGAGAAGcacaaaaaaatgtatgagcataacatataa
- the PmUG01_10022700 gene encoding conserved Plasmodium protein, unknown function has product MKKLLEKTKQRKYIKENSKIYDKKDNSKGRNKSNITANKELHYVVKLHSEEENNDKRHAHKEKNKDQKRRKNKRRSLSLLTPNYEKDIINNIKLADKLYKLTIDKNRGDSDNSNDVEKSDCKYRKGKKNSHNEKKIYCKNRRSLSCNNYDTDTSNSAKKNKKFDININEIQTNYKNKNIKIIYDDGYSKKIILRKKKKKGEKNVGEKEGSEKYKYELRHSDEKEEDLTDENEEVEEDDNEEEEEDYDDEEEEDYDDEEEEDYDDEEEEEYDDEEEDEYDDGEEEMHDDKEVYDNGNADEGIRKIKKKNYISSPKREGKKKNQQREGKKKIIRNNSVALSDSYFIEKRKKNIRKKKGAISTNKSIGGKKKKKRKERSESIDRTKKENNNYGRKVKNEKNSFNSNINERRNVGNKSNFEELEIFNRDNDNDKMRRTLTYQHFNTTREVNTNFIHNIKDIISKMHLNLKNIKETIRIKNDYIRSLFDSSYRNVIDYVKRSEIKKDNFYKIIFHDLFNLLNEFIMVDEYTKKFFFSIETNVRQRCLENIKNEFYNFINRYLQSAEGKNIYNLKCMNELPYGNKYASNHNNTLMHTSDNKRTSLYSTLSFYNSRNRKGSHNISGSNNRSSYNISSNNGSGNNICSNNTTYDSGEDRGSCFHLNSLHNNEHVKNELLKIEGIGDDLVLKVKKSNIFQNCSEQEDTLEYLKSVIKSEKEKNIKLELQYDELKQKYSLLKKKREEDILNEVHLSHDSFGNEDNIYNKFYRSKSILKLEEKKLGDCSQQIVDESVRLHKIKQINEQNKKELENDMNDIETKKKEIELEKELIKMKKKDLEQENSLLLKNRKEIEDQNDLIKRKNKEIEEETNLLNERRKEMEEEQVRLDEKKKEMEDERVQMDEKRREAEDERVQLDEKRKNVEDERVQLDQKKKEMENENIFLEEKKKEVENEIIFLEEKKKEVENENILLNEKKKEVENENILLNEKKNMIQKRCTLIEEELIQMLDEKNCLEERIDLMKSEEHAMKKKNRENEKEVEEGDDGISEHIDGVENPVNIGKVPDSFVLNNQNLENLKSFKNLQSLKNLGNLQSLKNLGNLQSLKNLENSESLKNNNITKKRNENDLHLTLDRISTEHMENASINNMNNLSSKERRHSILSRLGSKKYSVKDGINNKNSIDMQRRHTQQNYGNEFTNEVASNNEEDNINTKNSVMIMLKKELVEREELLLDREEKMNDEKAKFQNELNELNILKEDISRKIEIIELKEEQLNKREEELKVKEMIILSKEKEIEEYSLKDIEHNNKHSAKKNSMYNSEMANILGTNSLKHFERMNDDTDLYELAKSNNICKADMDNLENLRNELSNSKNCALLDYHMNEPDYNEIELNDSTKNICALHFESSNNHSRNKNMKDNSTKLTDYFPLLDNTLQNSSVKSNVDSIKEYLNKKLIEIEKYKKLLKSRDLEISSLKTEVEKLQKEKKWTGDGIYEFNNSMTNSKKDNSPFNKDNTEDSLMKECNYAASLQDSGNNDIDFSSEKGSVKPNTNFLDHLCEMDKQSLNITQLNTQEKIKNMISNELITVYKEISNIKEEYNTNVLKKNEFIGALLLKFFNDLRNNCKLKENYYQKESKKSHALISGKECYIKELKSALQEKKIKEVSYKKMLLKMNQINDSYKLKNKRSLSTVEMLKQDIRLLSQDVLKKKEMIKKFEVSQ; this is encoded by the exons ATGAAAAAACTCTTAGAAAAGACAAAA CAGAGGAAGTATATAAAGGAGAactcaaaaatatatgataaaaaggATAACAGTAAAGGGAGAAATAAGTCAAACATAACAGCAAATAAAGAATTACATTATGTCGTAAAACTACATTCAGAAGAGGAAAACAATGATAAGAGACATGCCcataaagagaaaaataaagatcaaaaaagaagaaaaaataaaagaagaagtTTGTCTTTACTTACGCCTAACTATGAAAAGGacattataaataacataaaattagctgacaaattatataaactaACGATTGATAAGAATAGAGGAGATTCAGACAATTCGAATGATGTGGAAAAATCGGACTGTAAATATCgtaaaggaaagaaaaactcacataatgagaaaaaaatatattgcaaAAATAGAAGAAGCCTTAGTTGCAATAATTATGATACAGACACTAGTAACAGTGccaagaaaaataagaaatttgatataaatataaatgaaatacaaacgaattataaaaataaaaacattaaaattatttatgatgATGGGTattccaaaaaaattattcttaggaaaaagaaaaagaagggGGAGAAGAATGTAGGGGAGAAGGAGGGTAGCGAAAAGTACAAGTACGAATTGAGGCATAGTGATGAGAAAGAAGAGGATCTGACGGACGAAAATGAAGAGGTGGAAGAGGATGATAAcgaggaagaagaagaagattATGACGAtgaggaagaagaagattATGATGAtgaggaagaagaagattATGACGAtgaggaagaagaagaatatGACGATGAGGAAGAAGATGAGTATGATGATGGGGAAGAAGAAATGCATGATGACAAAGAAGTGTATGATAATGGTAACGCAGATGAAGGCATACgaaagataaagaaaaaaaattatatctcTAGTCCTAAACGTgaaggcaaaaaaaaaaaccaacAAAgagaagggaaaaaaaagatcatAAGAAATAATTCTGTAGCATTAAGTGATAGTTACTTCATCGaaaagaggaagaaaaatattagaaaaaaaaaaggagcaaTTTCCACAAATAAATCTATAGgaggtaaaaaaaagaaaaaaagaaaagaaagaagtgAATCAATAGacagaacaaaaaaagaaaataataattatggaagaaaagtaaaaaatgaaaaaaatagttttaattcaaatattaatgaaagaAGAAATGTTGGAAATAAAAGCAATTTTGAAGAATTGGAAATATTTAATCgtgataatgataatgataagaTGAGAAGAACTTTAACTTATCAACATTTTAATACAACTAGAGAGGttaatacaaattttattcataacataaaagatataatttCAAAGATGCACCTAAacttgaaaaatattaaagaaactataagaattaaaaatgacTATATAAGATCACTGTTCGATTCGTCGTACCGCAACGTAATTGATTATGTAAAGCGAAGtgagataaaaaaagataatttctataaaataatttttcacgATCTCTTCAATTTATTGAATGAGTTTATTATGGTTGATGAGTACacgaaaaaatttttttttagtatcgAAACAAACGTTAGACAAAGATGcttagaaaatattaaaaatgaattttataattttataaataggTATTTACAGTCAGCTGAAGgcaaaaacatatataatctCAAATGCATGAACGAATTGCCATATGGTAACAAATACGCTAGCAACCATAACAACACGCTTATGCATACATCGGATAATAAAAGAACGAGTTTGTATTCTACTCTGTCATTTTACAACAGCCGCAATAGGAAGGGCAGTCATAATATTAGCGGTAGCAACAACAGAAGTAGTTACAACATCAGCAGCAACAACGGCAGTGGTAACAACATTTGTAGCAACAATACCACATATGACTCAGGTGAAGATAGAGGAAGCTGCTTTCATTTAAATAGTCTACATAATAATGAACACGTGAAAAAcgaacttttaaaaatagaggGAATAGGTGATGATCTGGTACTAAAGGtcaaaaaatcaaatatattCCAAAATTGTAGTGAACAAGAAGATACattagaatatttaaaaagtgtaATTAAAAgcgaaaaagagaaaaatattaaattagaaTTACAATATGAtgaattaaaacaaaaatattctttactaaaaaagaaaagagaagAAGACATTCTTAATGAAGTTCATTTATCACATGACAGTTTTGGAAATGAAgataatatttacaataaatTTTACAGGAGCAAGTCGATTCTTAAATTAGAAGAGAAAAAGTTAGGGGACTGCTCTCAACAAATTGTTGATGAGAGTGTAAGacttcataaaataaaacaaataaacgaacaaaacaaaaaagaattagAAAATGATATGAACGATATTGAAacgaagaaaaaagaaatagagcTTGAAAAagagttaataaaaatgaaaaagaaggaCTTGGAACAGGAAAATTCGTTACTGCtaaaaaataggaaagaAATAGAAGACCAAAATGATttgataaaaaggaaaaataaggaaattgAAGAGGAAACTAACTTATTGAATGAAAGGAGGAAAGAGATGGAAGAGGAACAGGTGCGACTGGATgagaagaaaaaggaaatggAAGATGAACGAGTTCAGATGGATGAAAAGAGAAGGGAAGCGGAAGATGAACGGGTTCAGCTGGATGAAAAGAGGAAGAATGTGGAAGATGAACGGGTGCAACTAGATcagaagaaaaaggaaatggAGAATGAAAACATTTTCctggaagaaaaaaagaaggaagtAGAAAATGAAATCATTTTCctggaagaaaaaaagaaggaagtagaaaatgaaaatattttactgaatgaaaaaaagaaggaagtagaaaatgaaaatattttactgaatgaaaaaaaaaatatgatacaGAAGAGATGCACTTTAATTGAAGAAGAGCTAATCCAAATGCTTGATGAAAAGAATTGTTTAGAGGAAAGAATTGACCTAATGAAAAGTGAAGAACATgccatgaaaaaaaaaaatagagaaaatgaaaaagaggTGGAAGAGGGAGATGACGGAATAAGTGAACATATTGATGGTGTGGAAAATCCAGTGAATATAGGAAAGGTACCTGACTCATTTGTTTTGAATAACCAGAATttggaaaatttaaaaagttttaaaaatttgcaaagcttaaaaaatttaggaAATTTACAAagcttaaaaaatttaggaAATTTACAAagcttaaaaaatttagaaaattcggaaagtttaaaaaataataatataacaaagaaaagaaatgaaaatgacCTACACTTAACTTTAGATAGAATCTCAACAGAACATATGGAAAATGCAAGTATTAATAACATGAATAATTTATCATCAAAAGAAAGAAGACACAGCATTTTATCTCGTCTAGGTAGTAAGAAATATTCTGTAAAAGATggcataaataataaaaacagtaTCGACATGCAAAGAAGACATACGCAGCAAAATTACGGAAATGAGTTCACTAACGAAGTAGCATCGAATAATGAAGAAGATAATATTAACACTAAGAATAGCGTAATGATAATgctaaaaaaggaattagTAGAAAGAGAGGAATTACTATTAGatagagaagaaaaaatgaatgatgaaaaagctaaatttcaaaatgaattaaatgaattaaatatattaaaggaAGATATTTCgagaaaaatagaaattataGAGCTTAAGGAAGAACAGCTTAATAAAAGAGAGGAAgaattaaaagtaaaagaaatgATTATACTAAGcaaggaaaaagaaatagaagaGTATTCCCTAAAAGATATagaacataataataaacattccgcaaaaaaaaacagtatGTATAATTCAGAAATGGCAAATATTCTAGGCACAAAttcattaaaacattttgaaAGAATGAATGATGATACTGATCTTTATGAATTGGCAAAAAGTAACAATATATGCAAAGCAGATATGGACAATTTAGAGAATCTTAGGAACGAACTGAGTAATTCCAAAAATTGTGCCTTATTAGATTATCATATGAATGAACCGGATTACAATGAAATAGAATTAAACGATTCaactaaaaatatttgtgcCTTACACTTTGAAAGTAGTAATAATCATTCGCgtaacaaaaatatgaagGACAATTCAACTAAATTGACAgattattttcctttattagATAATACTCTTCAGAATAGCTCAGTTAAAAGTAATGTAGACTCGATTAaggaatatttaaataagaaattaataGAAATAGAAAAGTACAAAAAACTATTAAAAAGTAGAGATTTAGAAATTAGTTCATTAAAAACTGAGGTAGAAAAActacaaaaggaaaaaaaatggacaGGAGAtggtatatatgaatttaacAATTCTATGACTAACtcaaaaaaagataattccCCTTTTAATAAGGATAATACAGAAGATTCGCTGATGAAGGAATGTAATTATGCAGCGTCACTGCAAGACTCAGGAAACAATGATATAGACTTTTCATCAGAAAAAGGAAGTGTTAAACCGAACACTAATTTTTTAGACCACTTGTGTGAAATGGATAAG CAAAGCTTAAATATAACACAATTGAATACCCAGGAGaagattaaaaatatgataagtAATGAGCTAATAACtgtatataaagaaataagcAACATTAAGGAAGAATATAATACGAATGTCCTTAAAAAGAACGAATTTATCGGAGCCTTGTTACTTAAatt CTTCAACgatttaagaaataattgcAAATTGAAAGAAAATTACTATCAAAAAGAATCGAAAAAAAGTCATGCACTTATTAGCGGAAAGGAATGCTACATTAAAGAACTTAa gagCGCActacaagaaaaaaagataaaagaaGTATCTTATAAAAAgatgttattaaaaatgaatcaaataaatgattcttataaattaaaaaataaaagaagtttATCAACGGTCGAAATGCTAAAACAAGATATAAGGCTTTTGAGCCAagatgttttaaaaaaaaaggaaatg ataaaaaaatttgaagtaTCTCAGTGA